Proteins co-encoded in one Candidatus Thiodictyon syntrophicum genomic window:
- a CDS encoding Uma2 family endonuclease: protein MGFLDFVSPCLRERYSLRRYSEHQCPSHDLAGWRKERVPERPSGIMTLAPDWVCEILSPGHERKDTVHHLLLLQRAAVPYYWILSPEDRTLIVYALDGGSYRVCFSVAYRPPETPARARIPPFESIDIDLGYIFGESS, encoded by the coding sequence GTGGGATTTCTTGACTTTGTGTCTCCGTGTCTCCGTGAGAGGTATTCTTTACGACGCTACAGCGAGCACCAATGCCCCTCCCATGACCTCGCCGGCTGGCGCAAAGAGCGCGTACCCGAGCGCCCCAGCGGCATCATGACCCTGGCCCCGGACTGGGTATGCGAGATCCTCTCCCCGGGCCACGAGCGCAAGGACACCGTCCACCACCTGCTGCTGCTCCAGCGTGCCGCCGTCCCCTATTACTGGATACTCTCCCCGGAGGACCGCACCCTCATCGTCTATGCACTCGACGGCGGCAGCTATCGGGTGTGTTTCTCGGTCGCGTATCGCCCGCCGGAGACCCCGGCCCGGGCACGCATCCCGCCCTTCGAGTCGATCGACATCGACCTGGGCTACATCTTCGGCGAGTCGAGTTAG